One Streptomyces sp. ML-6 genomic region harbors:
- a CDS encoding HNH endonuclease signature motif containing protein, with protein sequence MARPRPTAAWRYWSRVRFDGPLTLHRQAPGRCWTWTGAINNRGYGSFRAGATVTGAHRWSYEQSLGPIPAGLELDHLCRNRACVRPDHTEPVTHRVNTLRSMGPAARAARATHCPAGHPYDSENTYRTPAGHRQCRTCRRRPTTPVIQLHPTTERQAA encoded by the coding sequence CCGCTTCGACGGACCCCTCACCCTCCACCGGCAGGCCCCCGGCCGCTGCTGGACCTGGACCGGCGCAATCAACAACCGCGGCTACGGCAGCTTCCGCGCGGGCGCCACCGTCACCGGCGCGCACCGCTGGTCGTACGAGCAGTCGCTCGGCCCGATACCGGCCGGCCTGGAGCTCGACCACCTCTGCCGCAACCGGGCTTGTGTCCGCCCGGACCACACCGAGCCCGTCACCCACCGCGTCAACACGCTGCGCAGCATGGGCCCCGCCGCCCGCGCCGCCCGCGCCACGCACTGCCCGGCCGGCCACCCGTACGACAGCGAGAACACCTACCGCACCCCCGCCGGACACCGGCAGTGCCGCACATGCCGCCGACGCCCCACCACCCCCGTCATCCAGCTCCACCCCACCACCGAAAGGCAGGCCGCCTGA
- a CDS encoding HK97 family phage prohead protease: protein MPTMTAVARDLERSASFTLARAEDDTGEADGRTLSGYAATFGEATEINSWEGNFFESIRKGAFRKTIREHTPVMQFDHGRHPLIGSIPIGSIVELREDDQGLFIKGRITDNWLMQPIRDAIAEQTVNGMSFRFEVVREEWRDAAGKLLKPEEVPELLWMPGDRGPLQRELIEVRMRELGPVVFPAYGGTSVSVRARDMADGLTRDGEMTRRIRASLARDAATTAQVPTDPELRREVAAALLYPGRPAAPDPTDQGPAAVRGLAPSAPPVPGHPDVERTSGAPATDGHPPIPSSTDAPPADGHPSPSPRTERMRPQLAEIGALMDGVLASIDTTKETR, encoded by the coding sequence ATGCCCACCATGACCGCTGTGGCGCGGGACCTGGAGCGGTCCGCGTCCTTCACCCTGGCCCGAGCCGAGGACGACACCGGCGAGGCCGACGGCCGCACCCTGTCCGGGTACGCCGCCACCTTCGGCGAGGCCACCGAAATCAACTCGTGGGAAGGCAACTTCTTCGAGAGCATCCGCAAGGGCGCGTTCCGCAAGACGATCCGCGAGCACACCCCGGTCATGCAGTTCGATCACGGGCGACATCCGTTGATCGGCAGCATCCCGATCGGCTCCATCGTCGAGCTGCGGGAGGATGACCAGGGTCTGTTCATCAAGGGCCGTATCACGGACAACTGGCTGATGCAGCCGATCCGCGACGCGATCGCCGAGCAGACCGTGAACGGCATGTCCTTCCGGTTCGAGGTCGTCCGCGAGGAGTGGCGCGACGCCGCCGGGAAGCTCCTCAAGCCCGAGGAGGTCCCGGAACTGCTATGGATGCCGGGCGACCGCGGCCCGCTCCAGCGGGAACTGATCGAGGTCCGCATGCGGGAACTCGGGCCGGTCGTCTTCCCGGCGTACGGCGGCACCAGCGTGTCCGTCCGGGCCCGGGACATGGCGGACGGCCTGACCCGCGACGGCGAGATGACCCGCCGCATCCGCGCTTCCCTCGCCCGCGACGCGGCCACCACCGCGCAGGTACCCACCGACCCGGAGCTGCGCCGCGAAGTCGCTGCCGCGCTCCTCTACCCCGGCCGCCCCGCGGCCCCCGACCCCACCGACCAGGGCCCGGCCGCCGTGCGCGGCCTGGCCCCGTCCGCGCCGCCCGTCCCCGGGCACCCGGACGTCGAGCGCACCAGCGGCGCGCCGGCCACCGACGGCCACCCGCCGATTCCCAGCAGCACCGACGCGCCGCCCGCCGATGGGCACCCGTCACCCTCCCCGCGCACAGAACGCATGCGCCCGCAGCTCGCCGAGATCGGCGCGCTGATGGACGGCGTACTGGCGTCCATCGACACCACGAAGGAGACCCGCTGA
- a CDS encoding DUF6221 family protein translates to MSSMDLVQFLRDRLDEDETLARNTGQWGMSWQNLTMDGELRDDANAGTVAHIPHEATRAHIARHDPARVLREVDAKRKLVDQYAEAADNDVDEPYEYAYGWANGLGVAARLLALPYADHPDYREEWRP, encoded by the coding sequence ATGAGCAGCATGGACCTGGTGCAGTTCCTCCGCGACCGCCTTGACGAAGACGAGACGCTGGCGCGGAACACCGGCCAGTGGGGCATGTCGTGGCAAAACCTCACCATGGACGGCGAGCTTCGCGACGACGCCAACGCGGGCACCGTCGCGCACATCCCCCACGAGGCAACCCGCGCACACATCGCCCGCCACGATCCGGCCCGCGTCCTGCGCGAAGTCGACGCCAAACGGAAGCTCGTGGACCAGTACGCCGAGGCCGCCGACAACGACGTCGACGAGCCTTACGAGTACGCCTACGGCTGGGCCAACGGCCTCGGTGTGGCCGCGCGCCTCCTCGCACTGCCCTACGCCGACCACCCCGACTACCGCGAGGAATGGCGGCCATGA
- a CDS encoding HNH endonuclease, translating into MAGNPRNGRPYRRLVDELRRRGDPCWICGHDIPPSLDARHPLSFTLDHAVPLSRGGALLDPANARSAHRSCNSVRGNRSTTATVTRHSRRW; encoded by the coding sequence GTGGCCGGCAACCCCCGCAACGGGCGCCCCTACCGCCGACTCGTCGACGAACTCCGCCGCCGCGGTGACCCCTGCTGGATCTGCGGCCACGACATCCCGCCCAGCCTCGACGCCCGGCACCCGCTCAGCTTCACCCTCGACCACGCCGTCCCGCTCTCACGCGGCGGCGCCCTGCTCGACCCCGCCAACGCCCGCAGCGCACACCGCAGCTGCAACTCGGTCCGGGGCAACCGCAGCACCACCGCCACCGTCACCCGACACTCCCGAAGATGGTGA
- a CDS encoding terminase, translating into MTSLLDGPPAAAPDSPLLGSQLPRITTVPPTRVSSAGQEAVELAALAGLELDPWQQHVLDMGLSERDDGRWAAFEVAVNVPRQNGKGGIIEARQLAGLFLLGEKLILHSAHEFKTSIVAFRRIEQLIMGCPDLRKRVLRVRRTTGEEAIELVTGQILRFLARSGGSGRGFTGDCNILDEAMILGDDAMGALMPTMSAVPNPQLWYLGSAGIGAPSMQLGRLRARAMAAVESGEPDPSLAYFEWSVDPHRDECGPGCTEHASADDPRAWAVANPALGIRISAEHVRNEQLSMGSGGIFERERLGVGTYPSDGADTWQVIAEDAWRALTDGDSSMSDPVVFAIDVTPERSHASICAAGYNGQAVHVEVIDNRPGTGWVAGRARELTEKWGPRCWVVDAGSPAGSLLDDLKRALRPEQDDEESWGDGDDVALLAPVVTPKVREIAQATGQLYDAVVAGQLVHLDQAPLATALAGARKRDLGEAWAWSRRTVGVDISPLVAVTLARWGLNAEIEEPEEEVEPWADFG; encoded by the coding sequence ATGACCTCGCTGCTCGACGGGCCGCCCGCCGCGGCGCCTGACTCCCCGCTCCTCGGCTCGCAGCTTCCCCGGATCACGACCGTGCCGCCGACGCGGGTCTCATCTGCCGGTCAGGAAGCGGTCGAGCTGGCCGCACTTGCAGGGCTGGAGCTGGACCCGTGGCAGCAACACGTGCTCGACATGGGGCTGTCAGAGCGGGACGACGGCCGATGGGCCGCGTTCGAGGTCGCGGTGAACGTGCCGAGGCAGAACGGGAAGGGCGGGATCATCGAGGCCCGCCAGCTGGCCGGCCTGTTCCTCCTCGGCGAGAAATTGATCTTGCATTCGGCGCACGAGTTCAAGACGAGCATCGTCGCGTTCCGCCGGATCGAACAGCTCATCATGGGGTGCCCTGACCTGCGGAAACGCGTACTGCGGGTGCGGCGCACGACCGGTGAAGAAGCGATCGAGCTGGTCACCGGGCAGATTCTCCGCTTCCTGGCCCGGTCCGGCGGCAGTGGCCGTGGCTTCACCGGCGACTGCAACATCCTGGATGAGGCGATGATTCTCGGCGACGACGCCATGGGCGCGCTCATGCCTACCATGAGTGCCGTCCCGAACCCGCAGCTCTGGTACCTCGGGAGCGCGGGCATCGGGGCACCGTCGATGCAGCTCGGCCGTCTGCGGGCCCGCGCCATGGCCGCTGTGGAGTCCGGGGAACCTGACCCGTCGCTGGCCTACTTCGAGTGGTCCGTCGACCCGCACCGGGACGAATGCGGCCCCGGCTGCACCGAGCACGCCAGCGCCGACGACCCCCGTGCGTGGGCCGTCGCGAACCCGGCGCTCGGTATCCGGATCTCTGCGGAGCACGTGCGGAACGAGCAGCTGTCGATGGGCAGCGGCGGCATCTTCGAGCGTGAACGGCTCGGCGTCGGAACGTACCCGAGCGACGGCGCCGACACGTGGCAGGTCATCGCCGAGGACGCCTGGCGGGCCCTGACCGATGGCGACAGCAGCATGTCGGACCCGGTCGTGTTCGCCATCGATGTCACCCCGGAGCGGTCGCACGCCAGCATCTGCGCGGCCGGGTACAACGGCCAGGCCGTGCACGTGGAGGTCATCGACAACCGCCCCGGCACCGGCTGGGTGGCGGGGCGGGCTCGGGAGTTGACGGAGAAGTGGGGTCCCCGGTGCTGGGTGGTGGACGCGGGCAGTCCGGCCGGGTCGCTCCTGGACGACCTGAAAAGGGCCCTGCGGCCCGAGCAGGACGACGAGGAGTCCTGGGGCGACGGGGACGATGTGGCGCTCCTGGCGCCGGTGGTGACGCCGAAGGTCCGGGAGATCGCGCAGGCCACGGGCCAGCTCTACGACGCCGTGGTGGCGGGGCAGCTGGTGCACCTGGACCAGGCGCCGTTGGCGACTGCGCTGGCGGGGGCGAGGAAACGCGACCTCGGCGAGGCATGGGCGTGGTCGCGCCGCACCGTCGGCGTCGACATCAGCCCGCTCGTCGCGGTGACGCTCGCCCGCTGGGGCCTGAACGCCGAGATCGAGGAACCAGAAGAGGAGGTTGAGCCGTGGGCCGACTTCGGCTGA
- a CDS encoding single-stranded DNA-binding protein, protein MAGETVLTLTGNLVDDPELRFTPAGHAVARFRVASTPRTFDKSTNEWRDGESLFLTVTAWRSLGENCAGSLQRGMRVIVRGALKQRSYEDREGVKRTVYELEAEEVGPSLKTATAAVTRTNGNQGPTQRQQQPATGGYGAQQSPANNPWDTSQTSSDEPPF, encoded by the coding sequence ATGGCAGGCGAGACCGTTCTCACGCTCACCGGCAACCTGGTTGATGACCCCGAACTTCGCTTCACCCCGGCCGGGCACGCCGTGGCCCGCTTCCGCGTCGCGTCCACCCCCCGCACGTTCGACAAGTCGACGAACGAATGGCGCGACGGCGAGTCGCTTTTCCTCACCGTCACGGCCTGGCGGTCGCTCGGCGAGAACTGCGCCGGATCGCTCCAGCGGGGCATGCGCGTCATCGTCCGCGGCGCCCTCAAGCAGCGCTCGTACGAGGACCGCGAGGGCGTGAAGCGCACCGTGTACGAGCTGGAGGCCGAGGAGGTCGGCCCGTCGCTGAAGACCGCGACCGCCGCCGTCACCCGGACCAACGGCAACCAGGGCCCGACACAGCGCCAGCAGCAGCCCGCCACCGGCGGATACGGCGCCCAGCAGTCCCCCGCCAACAACCCGTGGGACACCAGCCAGACCAGCAGCGACGAACCCCCGTTCTGA
- a CDS encoding phage portal protein, protein MTSLWQSRRRTPAERAISTVDDYATALQQSLGYGGWSALGITQTQPGQVAERAPGDLPGYAQLFATNPVVWACMVARQMVFSAPRFIWQRLNNGVPSAMFGNTDLRVLEEPWAGGTTQDLLSRVIQDADLTGNSYWTRAGDELVRLRPDWVSIVLERREYRGGNLGWRKVGFVYQEPGEEPVPLLTDEVVHFAPVPDPLATYRGMSWLTPVIRETQNDNLMASHKRRFMENAATPNMVVKLAREVSPDAFAKFKAKMEANHRGVENAYKTLYLGGGADVTVVGADFQQLDFSSVQGAGETRIAAAAGVPPIIVGLSEGLKAATYSNYGQARRRFADGTIHPLWQNAAGSFGHLVRPPGGGMSGAVRLWYDARDVPFLREDARDAAEIQGVQSRTIRTLVDAGYTPESVMAAVTASDWSLLVHTGLFSVQLQRPGEAAGSALPVPTEEGS, encoded by the coding sequence GTGACGAGCCTGTGGCAGTCCCGCCGCCGTACGCCGGCGGAACGGGCGATCAGCACCGTGGACGACTACGCGACGGCGCTCCAGCAGTCGTTGGGGTACGGCGGGTGGTCGGCGCTGGGGATCACGCAGACGCAGCCCGGACAGGTCGCCGAGCGGGCCCCCGGGGACCTACCCGGGTACGCGCAGCTGTTCGCGACGAACCCTGTGGTGTGGGCGTGCATGGTCGCGCGCCAGATGGTGTTCTCCGCGCCGCGGTTCATCTGGCAGCGCCTCAACAACGGCGTCCCGTCGGCGATGTTCGGGAACACGGACCTGCGGGTGCTGGAAGAGCCGTGGGCGGGCGGGACGACGCAGGATCTGCTCTCGCGCGTCATTCAGGACGCCGACCTGACCGGCAACTCGTACTGGACGCGGGCCGGTGACGAACTGGTGCGGCTGCGGCCCGACTGGGTGTCCATCGTGCTGGAACGTCGCGAGTACCGCGGCGGGAACCTCGGCTGGCGGAAGGTCGGGTTCGTCTACCAGGAGCCCGGCGAGGAGCCGGTGCCGCTCCTCACGGACGAGGTGGTGCACTTCGCTCCGGTCCCGGACCCGCTCGCCACGTACCGGGGCATGTCGTGGCTGACTCCGGTCATCCGGGAGACGCAGAACGACAACCTGATGGCCTCGCACAAGCGGCGGTTCATGGAGAACGCGGCCACGCCGAACATGGTCGTGAAGCTGGCCCGCGAGGTCAGCCCCGACGCATTCGCCAAGTTCAAGGCCAAGATGGAGGCCAACCACCGCGGCGTCGAGAACGCGTACAAGACGCTCTACTTGGGCGGCGGCGCAGACGTCACGGTTGTCGGCGCCGATTTCCAGCAGCTCGATTTCAGCTCTGTGCAGGGTGCGGGCGAGACCCGGATTGCTGCGGCGGCCGGCGTGCCGCCGATCATCGTCGGCCTGTCGGAGGGCCTGAAAGCGGCCACCTACTCGAACTACGGCCAAGCCCGCCGCCGATTCGCGGACGGCACGATTCACCCGCTGTGGCAGAACGCGGCCGGGTCCTTCGGCCACCTGGTCCGGCCGCCCGGCGGCGGCATGTCCGGGGCCGTGCGGCTCTGGTACGACGCCCGCGACGTGCCATTCCTCCGCGAGGACGCCCGGGACGCCGCCGAGATCCAGGGCGTGCAGTCCCGCACGATCCGAACCCTGGTCGACGCCGGGTACACCCCGGAGTCCGTCATGGCCGCCGTGACCGCCAGCGACTGGTCCCTGCTGGTGCACACCGGTCTGTTCTCCGTCCAGCTCCAACGCCCCGGCGAGGCGGCCGGGAGCGCGCTCCCAGTTCCTACCGAGGAGGGTTCCTGA